The following proteins come from a genomic window of Gossypium raimondii isolate GPD5lz chromosome 5, ASM2569854v1, whole genome shotgun sequence:
- the LOC128041056 gene encoding uncharacterized protein LOC128041056 gives MVFECHNYLESKKVKLAAIKFSDYAMIWWDQLTTSRRRNGKRPISSWAEMKAVMRRRFIPSYYYRELYQKLQNLTQGNRSMEDYFKEMEIAMIRANVEEDREATMARFLAGLNRDIANVVELQHYVDIVDMVHVAIKVEKQLKRKSSSRTFPSTNNPQRWNQGTGKKGFSNRTKDQSLSSKMNKPVGETSKGKEVAIPNRSRQIKCFKCLGRGHIASQCPNRTNMIVRANGEIESEEEDDEEPDEMAEKEEEDELEYAVDGEILVIKRSLSLQSVENEQQRENIFHTRCHVQGKVCSLIVDGESCTNVASTLMVEKLGLPTTKHLQPYKLQWLNDGGELKVTKQVLVPFTIGKYSDEVLCDVVPMHAGHMLLGRPWQFDRKVIHDGFTNRYTFKYDGKNVTLVPMTPRQVYKDQLKLRESVEKFRKDQSVLVLMYKETLLNTNELDPNLPSSIVSLLQEFEDMFPEDIPNGLPLIRGIEHQIDFIPGASIPNRPAYRTNPEETKELQK, from the exons ATGGTCTTCGAGTGTCACAACTACTTGGAGAGCAAAAAGGTGAAATTGGCGGCAATCAAGTTCTCCGATTACGCAatgatatggtgggatcaactcacaACGAGTCGAAGAAGGAACGGGAAGCGGCCAATCTCATCTTGGGCCGAAATGAAAGCCGTAATGCGTAGGAGATTTATACCTTCTTACTATTATCGTGAACTTTATCAAAAGTTGCAGAATCTTACGCAAGGAAATCGAAGTATGGAGGACTACTTCAAAGAAATGGAGATTGCCATGATACGTGCGAACGTGGAAGAAGATCGCGAAGCAACCATGGCTCGATTCTTAGCCGGACTTAATCGTGACATAGCCAATGTGGTGGAGCTTCAACACTACGTTGATATTGTTGATATGGTGCATGTTGCTATCAAAGttgaaaagcaattgaaaagaaaaagttctaGCCGAACCTTTCCTAGCACCAACAATCCTCAAAGGTGGAACCAAGGCACGGGTAAGAAAGGCTTTTCTAATCGTACTAAGGATCAATCTTTGTCTTCTAAGATGAACAAACCCGTTGGCGAAACTAGCAAGGGCAAAGAAGTTGCCATTCCAAATCGATCGAGACAAATAAAGTGCTTCAAGTGCTTAGGGAGAGGCCACATTGCGAGTCAATGCCCTAACCGAACCAACATGATTGTGCGGGCTAATGGAGAAATTGAATCGGAAGAAGAAGATGACGAAGAACCCGATGAAATGGcagaaaaggaagaagaggatGAACTTGAATACGCCGTTGATGGCGAAATTCTCGTTATTAAACGAAGCCTTAGTCTTCAAAGTgttgaaaatgaacaacaaaGGGAAAACATTTTTCATACACGTTGCCATGTGCAAGGCAAGGTGTGTAGCTTGATCGTGGATGGCGAAAGTTGTACAAATGTGGCCAGCACTTTAATGGTTGAAAAACTCGGCTTGCCAACAACTAAGCATCTTCAACCTTACAAACTTCAATGGCTTAACGATGGAGGGGAGTTGAAGGTAACTAAGCAAGTTTTGGTGCCGTTCACTATTGGAAAATATTCCGACGAAGTTCTATGCGACGTAGTACCCATGCACGCTGGTCATATGTTATTGGGTCGTCCATGGCAATTTGATCGCAAAGTCATTCATGATGGTTTCACAAACCGCTACACCTTCAAATACGATGGGAAAAATGTAACTTTGGTTCCCATGACGCCGAGGCAAGtttataaagatcaattaaaactaAGGGAGAGTGTAGAGAAATTTCGGAAAGAt CAATCGGTTCTTGTACTTATGTACAAGGAAACTCTTTTGAATACTAACGAGTTGGATCCAAATTTGCCCTCTTCGATTGTTTCTCTTTTGCAGGAATTCGAGGATATGTTTCCGGAAGACATTCCTAATGGGTTGCCGCTCATTCGAGgaatagaacatcaaattgatttCATTCCCGGAGCCTCTATTCCCAATCGTCCAGCTTATCGTACTAATCCCGAAGAGACCAAAGAGTTGCAAAAATAA